In the genome of Candidatus Cloacimonadota bacterium, one region contains:
- a CDS encoding SUMF1/EgtB/PvdO family nonheme iron enzyme, whose amino-acid sequence MKKLFLLITALMAAGLLSAAPAVTNVMAAQTGNVVLISYRLAHPDNLPCEVSLRVSNDGGASYTIIPTSLSGDYGTIAATADGAQYQINWFFGLDGVGNGNNYRVKVLADDGAGEVAQPVFDPPGGSYDSAQTVSISCATNGATIRYTTDGSEPDSASLLYSNPIIVGSTLTLKAKGFKPGWIPSAIASATYTITSLPSQMIFVPGGTFNPTTYYTVTLSSFYIGKYEVTQDEYQAVMGTNPSYFGGNPNRPVEQVSWFNAIEYCNRRSMQEGFTPCYSYSSYGTNPDNWPTGWNTLYTNHTNVSCNWSANGYRLPTEMEWMFAAKGGNQSQGYTYSGSNDIDAVAWYYNNSGFRTHDVGEKAANELGTFDMSGNVWEWCWDIYGNYPTGNYTDPTGPASGSDRVLRGGSWGSSAGDCTVSGRYLNLYATHTHGSVGFRCLRVSP is encoded by the coding sequence ATGAAAAAGTTATTCTTACTTATCACTGCACTTATGGCAGCCGGACTGCTGTCGGCAGCCCCGGCGGTAACGAACGTAATGGCCGCTCAGACTGGTAATGTGGTTTTGATCAGCTATCGCCTGGCCCACCCGGACAACCTGCCCTGCGAAGTCTCACTGCGGGTATCCAATGACGGCGGGGCCAGCTACACCATCATTCCCACCTCCCTCAGTGGAGACTATGGGACCATAGCGGCCACGGCGGACGGCGCCCAGTATCAGATCAACTGGTTTTTTGGTCTGGACGGCGTGGGCAACGGCAACAATTACCGTGTGAAAGTGCTCGCCGACGACGGGGCGGGAGAGGTGGCGCAACCTGTCTTCGATCCTCCCGGTGGCAGTTATGACTCCGCGCAAACTGTGAGCATATCCTGCGCCACAAATGGCGCCACGATCCGCTATACCACGGATGGCAGCGAGCCCGATTCCGCTTCGCTGCTGTATTCCAACCCGATCATTGTTGGCTCGACGCTTACGTTGAAGGCAAAAGGATTCAAGCCAGGCTGGATACCCAGCGCCATCGCCAGCGCGACTTACACCATAACATCCTTACCATCCCAGATGATCTTTGTCCCCGGTGGCACTTTCAATCCCACCACATACTACACAGTGACGCTATCATCCTTTTACATAGGCAAATACGAGGTGACTCAGGATGAATACCAAGCGGTGATGGGGACAAATCCTTCATACTTTGGCGGCAACCCCAATCGTCCTGTGGAGCAAGTCTCCTGGTTCAACGCCATCGAATACTGCAACCGCAGGAGCATGCAGGAGGGGTTTACGCCTTGCTATAGCTACAGCAGCTATGGCACGAATCCGGACAACTGGCCTACCGGATGGAATACTTTATACACCAACCACACCAATGTAAGCTGCAATTGGAGCGCCAACGGCTACCGCCTGCCCACGGAGATGGAATGGATGTTTGCCGCCAAGGGGGGCAACCAGAGCCAGGGCTACACCTATAGCGGCAGCAACGATATCGACGCGGTGGCATGGTATTATAATAACTCCGGCTTCCGGACCCACGATGTTGGAGAAAAAGCAGCGAACGAGCTTGGCACCTTCGACATGTCTGGCAATGTGTGGGAATGGTGCTGGGACATTTATGGCAATTATCCCACCGGCAATTATACAGATCCGACAGGTCCTGCGAGCGGATCGGACCGTGTGTTACGCGGCGGCAGCTGGGGCAGCAGTGCCGGCGACTGCACCGTTTCGGGTCGGTACCTCAACCTCTACGCTACGCACACGCACGGCAGTGTAGGCTTCCGCTGTCTCAGGGTTTCCCCTTGA
- a CDS encoding HRDC domain-containing protein produces the protein MYRLMLVRFDRDNGRFEDDDFNKFCAEQSIVRIEKEFINSNGEIYYSFFIEYVSRKPARGKTSTDDLSELELAQYEALRDWRNELASGEGIPAYIIMYNSQIHDIVKRQPRAKADFVAIKGMKQKADKYGETIIRILQEVELDKQE, from the coding sequence ATGTATAGACTGATGTTGGTGCGTTTCGATCGCGATAATGGACGCTTCGAGGATGATGATTTCAACAAGTTTTGTGCGGAGCAAAGCATTGTCCGGATAGAAAAAGAGTTCATCAACAGCAATGGGGAGATCTACTATTCTTTTTTCATCGAGTATGTTTCCCGCAAGCCAGCCAGGGGAAAGACCAGCACGGACGATCTGAGCGAATTGGAATTGGCGCAGTATGAGGCCTTGCGGGACTGGCGCAATGAATTGGCATCAGGTGAAGGGATTCCGGCATATATTATCATGTATAATTCCCAGATTCATGATATAGTGAAGCGGCAGCCGCGTGCCAAAGCTGATTTTGTGGCGATCAAGGGAATGAAGCAGAAGGCGGATAAGTATGGCGAGACAATAATCCGCATATTGCAGGAGGTGGAGCTTGACAAGCAAGAATAA
- a CDS encoding T9SS type A sorting domain-containing protein encodes MNRALIFLALLIFVGSLNAFIGEGISNVFTITGTPVDESILPPDAQNTWMRPASPNPFRSGDQARVNLNVKTGETATCGIYNLSGQLVRSQTYFPGSHSFVWDGRDPQGNICGSGIYLLRLQSPSHSSSARLVLLK; translated from the coding sequence ATGAACAGAGCTCTAATATTCCTGGCGCTTCTCATTTTCGTGGGGAGCCTGAACGCCTTCATCGGGGAAGGCATATCCAATGTTTTCACCATCACAGGCACCCCGGTGGATGAATCCATCCTGCCTCCGGACGCTCAAAACACCTGGATGCGACCAGCCAGCCCCAACCCCTTCCGCAGCGGCGACCAAGCCCGCGTAAACCTAAACGTCAAGACAGGTGAAACCGCCACCTGCGGCATCTACAACCTCAGCGGGCAGCTCGTCCGTTCCCAAACCTATTTCCCCGGAAGCCACAGCTTTGTCTGGGACGGACGCGACCCACAGGGAAATATCTGTGGCAGCGGGATCTATCTGCTCAGGCTTCAGTCCCCCAGCCACAGTTCCAGCGCCAGACTGGTGCTGCTAAAGTGA
- the avd gene encoding diversity-generating retroelement protein Avd, with protein MTSKNNYPLYVKWMDIVPWIMARTERFPKNLRYSLSQKIDNTCLEVLELIVQAIYSASKRDILQRINLKLDLLRALLQMSFKMQRLSESQYVYISRELLESGKMVGGWLKSA; from the coding sequence TTGACAAGCAAGAATAACTATCCTCTGTACGTGAAATGGATGGATATTGTGCCCTGGATAATGGCAAGGACGGAGCGCTTTCCGAAGAACTTGCGCTATTCCTTGTCCCAAAAGATAGATAACACTTGCCTGGAAGTTTTGGAGCTGATCGTGCAGGCCATATACAGTGCGTCGAAGCGGGACATCCTGCAAAGGATTAATCTGAAGCTGGACCTGCTGCGGGCACTGCTACAGATGTCCTTCAAGATGCAACGCCTCAGCGAGAGCCAGTATGTGTATATCAGCCGGGAGCTGCTGGAAAGTGGCAAAATGGTTGGGGGCTGGCTGAAAAGTGCCTAA